In Microbulbifer sp. GL-2, the following are encoded in one genomic region:
- the tyrS gene encoding tyrosine--tRNA ligase, with protein MAGVDMTLLEDLDRRGLINQATGDGELTQHLSESRTLYCGFDPTADSLHIGSLVPLLTLKRFQAAGHKPIALVGGATGLIGDPSFKAQERSLNTPDVVAGWVDKLKSQVSQFISFDCGENSAVVANNLDWTRDLNVLDFLRDVGKHFSVNNMVNKESVKQRIQREGEGISFTEFSYMLLQSMDFSELYKLHSCTLQIGGSDQWGNITGGVDLTRRQHRGKVFGLTLPLVTKADGTKFGKTESGTIWLDPKRTSPYAFYQFWLNTADADVYKFLRYFTFLSVDEIEALEIADRERAGKPEAQGVLAREVTCLVHGEEGLAAAERISRALFSGDITDLSAGDLEQLRLDGLPSSTLPKGFGEQSLINLLVDAGMAPSGKPVKDALGRNAVLVNGEAVGMDANAQPASVFTGDKALSESYFIVRLGKKKYHLFTLEG; from the coding sequence ATGGCTGGGGTCGACATGACACTGCTTGAAGACTTGGACCGCCGCGGATTAATCAATCAAGCGACTGGTGACGGCGAACTGACGCAGCATTTGTCGGAGAGTCGAACCCTGTATTGCGGCTTTGATCCCACCGCGGACTCCCTTCATATAGGCAGTTTAGTACCGCTGCTGACATTAAAGAGGTTTCAGGCGGCAGGGCATAAACCGATTGCACTGGTCGGCGGTGCTACCGGCCTGATTGGTGACCCATCCTTCAAAGCACAAGAGCGCAGCCTTAATACCCCTGATGTGGTTGCTGGCTGGGTGGATAAGTTGAAAAGCCAGGTTTCGCAGTTCATCAGTTTTGACTGTGGCGAAAACAGTGCTGTTGTCGCTAACAACCTCGACTGGACCCGTGATTTAAATGTGCTCGACTTCCTGCGTGATGTGGGAAAACATTTCTCCGTTAACAATATGGTTAACAAGGAGTCGGTAAAACAGCGCATCCAACGTGAAGGGGAGGGTATTTCCTTTACCGAATTTTCCTACATGCTTCTGCAGTCCATGGACTTCTCCGAGCTGTATAAGCTCCACAGTTGCACCCTGCAGATTGGTGGCTCCGATCAATGGGGCAATATTACCGGGGGCGTCGATCTGACCCGCCGCCAGCACCGTGGCAAGGTATTTGGCCTGACCTTGCCGCTGGTAACCAAAGCAGACGGTACCAAGTTCGGTAAAACTGAAAGCGGCACTATCTGGCTCGACCCCAAGCGCACCAGTCCTTACGCCTTTTATCAGTTCTGGCTAAATACAGCCGATGCTGATGTTTATAAATTCCTACGCTACTTCACCTTCCTCAGTGTCGATGAAATTGAAGCGCTTGAGATTGCTGATCGCGAGCGCGCTGGCAAACCCGAAGCCCAGGGCGTTCTGGCACGGGAAGTGACCTGTTTAGTTCATGGCGAGGAGGGACTGGCCGCTGCTGAGCGTATCTCTCGTGCACTGTTCTCCGGTGATATTACTGATTTATCTGCCGGGGATCTTGAGCAGCTGCGCTTGGATGGTCTTCCTTCATCCACCCTGCCGAAGGGTTTTGGTGAACAAAGTCTGATTAATCTGCTTGTTGATGCTGGAATGGCTCCCTCCGGTAAGCCGGTGAAGGATGCGTTGGGACGCAATGCGGTGTTGGTAAATGGTGAGGCCGTTGGTATGGATGCCAATGCGCAACCGGCCTCTGTCTTCACCGGCGACAAAGCGTTGAGTGAAAGCTACTTTATCGTGCGCCTCGGCAAGAAAAAGTACCATCTGTTTACCCTCGAAGGTTGA
- a CDS encoding peptidoglycan DD-metalloendopeptidase family protein produces the protein MVNHRKPTSRVRIGALPRHFPRVHALTAGVAACVLVLAVFIPTPEVEAKRMPLAVKLSSVDETALEVRTEETTIAPRQNIPLASAAVEAIQSLNLTVRNGDTLSDLFKRAKISAGEMYQLLGSGKEAKKLARLTPGEELTFKINPDGQLQSLELQRDRLNQVRFTRAGDSNFQHTLVQREPDSHPAYRLGQIDSSLFVAGSDAGLSDSLIMEMADVFSSDIDFALDIRKGDTFSVMFEEKFLDGEKIANGPILAVSFTNQGDTYSAVRYIDSNGDANYYTPEGKSMRKAFIRTPLDIVRISSHFNPRRLHPVFKSRRPHNGTDYAAPRGTPVYSTGDGRVIASGYSKPNGNYVFIQHGERYVTRYLHLTKRKVKRGQRVKQRQVIGTVGSTGYATGPHLHYEFLVDGRHRNPATIVRKLPKAKSVPSSEMTRFKNQTQPLLAKLENYQGPALAKLDEDN, from the coding sequence ATGGTAAATCATCGCAAACCGACTTCACGTGTCCGTATTGGCGCTCTGCCCAGACATTTTCCCCGTGTGCATGCACTGACCGCCGGTGTGGCTGCTTGTGTGCTGGTACTGGCAGTATTTATTCCCACTCCCGAGGTTGAGGCCAAGCGTATGCCTCTGGCAGTCAAGCTCTCCTCTGTAGATGAAACTGCTCTGGAAGTCCGCACGGAAGAAACAACTATCGCACCCCGCCAGAACATTCCCCTGGCCAGTGCCGCTGTAGAGGCGATCCAGTCTCTAAACCTGACCGTACGCAATGGCGATACGCTTTCCGACCTGTTTAAGCGAGCCAAAATAAGTGCCGGTGAGATGTATCAGCTTCTAGGCAGTGGCAAGGAAGCAAAAAAACTGGCACGCCTGACCCCAGGTGAAGAGCTGACCTTCAAGATAAATCCCGATGGGCAGCTACAGAGCCTGGAACTACAGAGAGACCGTCTCAATCAGGTTCGATTTACCCGCGCCGGGGACAGCAATTTCCAGCACACCCTGGTGCAACGTGAGCCGGACAGCCATCCGGCTTATCGCCTTGGGCAAATTGACAGCTCCCTGTTTGTCGCCGGCAGCGACGCCGGCCTCAGCGACAGCCTGATTATGGAAATGGCTGATGTATTCAGCTCTGATATCGACTTCGCACTGGATATTCGCAAGGGCGATACTTTCAGTGTGATGTTTGAAGAGAAATTTCTGGATGGGGAAAAAATTGCCAATGGCCCCATCCTGGCGGTGAGTTTTACCAATCAGGGAGACACTTACAGCGCAGTGCGTTACATCGACAGCAATGGCGATGCCAATTACTATACGCCGGAAGGCAAGAGCATGCGCAAGGCGTTTATTCGCACACCACTGGATATAGTACGCATCAGCTCCCACTTTAATCCACGTCGCCTGCACCCGGTATTCAAGTCTCGTCGACCGCACAATGGCACCGACTATGCCGCGCCACGCGGTACCCCCGTATACTCCACCGGCGATGGCCGAGTGATCGCCTCCGGTTATAGTAAGCCCAACGGTAACTACGTGTTTATCCAGCACGGTGAGCGTTACGTTACCCGCTACCTGCACCTGACCAAGCGCAAGGTAAAAAGGGGCCAACGGGTGAAGCAGCGCCAGGTTATTGGCACCGTGGGCTCCACTGGATATGCAACCGGGCCGCACCTGCACTATGAATTCCTGGTAGACGGCAGGCATCGAAATCCGGCGACTATTGTGCGCAAACTGCCCAAGGCAAAGTCAGTGCCCTCCTCAGAAATGACGCGCTTTAAGAACCAGACACAACCACTGCTGGCAAAGCTGGAAAATTACCAGGGACCAGCACTGGCCAAACTTGACGAAGACAACTGA
- a CDS encoding hydroxymethylpyrimidine/phosphomethylpyrimidine kinase — MDTPQPVILTVTHHDPSGSAGIAADTETAVSLGCHAASAVSAISVCNTGELLGVAPVDDSLLVEQTRAVLEDMPIAAIKVGYLGSVENVRALHSVLRDYPDIPVVIDPDATLADKNSVLAPPLWEAMASLLLPYATMVCPNRREARAMAVEADILDAMAQELLESGCRYLLLTGVPHEQQLQNRLYDERGLIREFHWERLPPAAYGVCGTLSTAIACHIAHGLTIIEAVSRSQQYAWNAIRDSRRLGMGRPIPNRLFWCER, encoded by the coding sequence ATGGATACACCGCAGCCCGTTATTCTGACCGTTACCCATCACGATCCCAGCGGCAGTGCCGGTATCGCCGCTGATACAGAAACTGCTGTAAGCCTGGGTTGCCATGCCGCTTCCGCCGTCTCTGCCATCAGTGTATGTAACACTGGCGAACTGCTTGGAGTGGCCCCGGTGGACGACAGTCTGCTGGTAGAACAAACCCGCGCAGTACTGGAGGATATGCCGATAGCGGCGATTAAGGTGGGATACCTGGGATCGGTGGAGAATGTGCGAGCACTGCACAGTGTTTTGCGGGACTACCCGGACATCCCTGTCGTAATCGACCCCGACGCCACCCTGGCAGATAAAAACAGTGTACTGGCGCCACCTCTGTGGGAGGCCATGGCTTCCCTGCTTCTCCCCTATGCCACTATGGTCTGCCCAAATCGTCGTGAGGCTCGCGCCATGGCGGTGGAGGCCGACATTCTCGACGCCATGGCTCAGGAACTACTGGAGAGTGGTTGCCGCTACCTACTGCTCACAGGCGTACCCCACGAACAGCAGCTGCAGAACCGACTCTACGATGAGCGCGGCCTGATCCGAGAATTCCACTGGGAGCGATTACCGCCCGCCGCCTATGGCGTCTGTGGAACTCTGTCCACAGCGATTGCCTGCCATATCGCACACGGCCTGACTATTATCGAGGCGGTCAGTCGCAGTCAGCAATACGCCTGGAATGCAATTCGCGACAGCCGTCGCCTGGGTATGGGCAGGCCTATTCCCAACCGCCTTTTTTGGTGTGAACGCTAA
- a CDS encoding anhydro-N-acetylmuramic acid kinase: MPDLFIGLMSGTSVDSIDAALVDFGGEEKIKPRILAALGHPIHPSMRDAILALCAPGPSELDRAGQLDRQLGQVFAEATNTLLARAGIEAGAITAIGSHGQTVRHRPPGTVTSPFTLQLGDPNTIAALTGIRTVADFRRRDMALGGQGAPLMPAFHRAAFKTEGNRAVVNIGGMANITELTSGGGVYGYDTGPGNALLDYWVSLHKNQPFDRDGAWAAGGRANPELLNRLMSDPYFAAEPPKSTGRETFNASWLEQALAGLELSPADVQATLSEVTAASIAEAVHLFADGGELLICGGGAKNKDLLSRLQRRLPTWSITDTGTYGIDADWLEAVGFAWLARQTLLGLPGNCPGVTGAKKEAILGAIYLP, translated from the coding sequence ATGCCCGATCTTTTTATCGGTCTGATGTCCGGTACCAGCGTCGACTCGATCGACGCTGCACTGGTCGACTTTGGCGGCGAAGAGAAGATCAAGCCGCGTATCCTGGCTGCCCTCGGCCACCCCATTCACCCCTCAATGCGCGATGCTATCCTGGCCCTCTGCGCCCCCGGCCCCTCCGAGCTGGACCGTGCCGGGCAATTGGATCGGCAGCTGGGACAGGTTTTTGCCGAGGCCACCAACACCCTGCTGGCACGTGCCGGCATTGAGGCCGGCGCAATAACAGCAATCGGCAGTCACGGGCAAACTGTACGCCACCGCCCGCCGGGTACAGTTACCTCTCCTTTTACTTTGCAACTGGGCGATCCAAACACCATCGCCGCATTGACCGGTATTCGCACAGTTGCAGACTTTCGCCGACGCGATATGGCCTTAGGGGGGCAGGGTGCACCGTTGATGCCCGCATTCCACCGCGCAGCGTTTAAAACCGAGGGTAATCGTGCCGTAGTCAATATTGGCGGAATGGCCAACATTACCGAACTGACTTCAGGTGGCGGTGTGTACGGCTACGATACCGGTCCAGGAAATGCACTGCTGGATTACTGGGTAAGCCTGCATAAAAACCAGCCGTTTGACCGCGATGGTGCTTGGGCGGCTGGCGGCCGCGCCAATCCGGAACTACTCAACCGGCTGATGTCCGACCCCTATTTCGCTGCGGAGCCTCCCAAAAGCACCGGCCGAGAGACCTTCAATGCCAGCTGGCTGGAGCAGGCACTGGCTGGCCTGGAACTTTCGCCCGCAGATGTACAGGCAACTCTGTCAGAAGTGACTGCAGCCAGTATTGCCGAGGCGGTGCACCTGTTCGCAGATGGTGGAGAGTTATTGATTTGCGGGGGGGGCGCCAAAAACAAGGACCTGCTGTCGAGGCTACAGAGGCGATTGCCCACCTGGTCAATTACCGATACCGGTACTTATGGAATTGATGCGGACTGGTTGGAAGCGGTGGGCTTTGCCTGGCTGGCCCGGCAGACACTGCTCGGCCTGCCCGGCAACTGCCCCGGAGTTACCGGAGCAAAAAAAGAGGCCATTCTGGGAGCTATTTACCTCCCCTGA
- a CDS encoding polymer-forming cytoskeletal protein, producing MLRKKEKQVAMASTGSNHTTLIARQTEVSGDIHFRGNLVIEGKVKGNVTAHSDSDARLQIVDGGVIEGEIRVPQVVINGNVNGDVHAARHLELAAKAMVEGNVHYKLIEMVKGAQVNGALVSNVDISSAGDTPMIGYSEDETVIEAS from the coding sequence ATGTTGAGAAAAAAAGAGAAACAAGTAGCTATGGCCAGTACAGGTAGTAACCACACGACCCTAATCGCGCGCCAGACGGAAGTGTCCGGTGATATACACTTTCGCGGTAACCTCGTAATTGAAGGCAAGGTAAAGGGCAATGTCACAGCCCACAGTGACAGTGATGCGCGCCTGCAGATTGTCGATGGCGGGGTTATTGAGGGAGAGATCCGTGTGCCCCAGGTGGTGATTAACGGCAATGTGAATGGCGATGTGCATGCTGCGCGTCATCTGGAGCTGGCGGCCAAGGCTATGGTCGAAGGCAATGTACACTATAAGTTAATCGAGATGGTGAAAGGTGCTCAGGTAAATGGAGCTCTGGTTTCCAACGTGGATATCAGCTCTGCAGGTGATACCCCCATGATTGGTTACTCAGAGGATGAAACGGTAATCGAGGCTTCCTGA
- the hemJ gene encoding protoporphyrinogen oxidase HemJ codes for MSMLWIKAFHIIAMVCWFAALFYLPRLFVYHVDATDAVSRDRFCIMERRLYRGIAIPSMIATVALGIWLYSLNPSYYTSAGWMHAKLTFVVLLLAYHHICGAYVRKFAQGTNTRSGRFFRIFNELPVFALFAIVILAVVKPF; via the coding sequence ATTTCAATGCTGTGGATCAAGGCTTTTCATATTATCGCCATGGTGTGCTGGTTTGCCGCGCTTTTCTACTTGCCGCGTCTTTTTGTCTATCACGTTGATGCCACAGATGCAGTCAGTCGTGATCGTTTTTGTATTATGGAACGACGTCTGTATCGCGGTATCGCAATCCCATCCATGATCGCCACCGTGGCGCTGGGCATCTGGCTGTACAGTCTCAACCCCTCTTACTACACCTCCGCTGGATGGATGCACGCAAAACTTACCTTTGTTGTACTGCTACTGGCCTATCATCATATTTGTGGCGCTTACGTACGTAAGTTTGCCCAGGGCACCAATACCCGAAGCGGACGTTTTTTCCGTATTTTCAATGAGCTTCCGGTCTTCGCCCTTTTTGCAATTGTGATTCTGGCAGTGGTAAAGCCTTTTTGA
- the erpA gene encoding iron-sulfur cluster insertion protein ErpA, translated as MSEAVSFSPAPLVVTDKAVAKVKSLLEEEGNPELKLRVFVTGGGCSGFQYGFTFDELVAEDDAIIEKDGIQVLVDAMSYPYLAGANVDYEEGLAGSRFVVQNPNASSTCGCGSSFSI; from the coding sequence ATGTCAGAAGCTGTATCCTTTTCTCCTGCGCCATTGGTAGTCACTGATAAAGCCGTGGCGAAGGTAAAGAGTTTGCTGGAAGAAGAGGGCAACCCGGAGCTGAAGCTCAGGGTGTTTGTAACCGGTGGTGGCTGTTCTGGATTCCAATACGGCTTTACCTTCGACGAACTGGTTGCTGAAGATGACGCCATAATTGAAAAAGACGGAATCCAGGTGCTGGTTGACGCCATGAGTTACCCCTATCTGGCGGGTGCCAATGTCGATTATGAAGAGGGCTTGGCCGGGTCGCGCTTTGTGGTACAGAACCCCAATGCCTCATCGACCTGTGGATGTGGCTCTTCCTTCTCGATCTGA
- a CDS encoding chloride channel protein — MSQRPRKLIKNALARCLPKTNSLEHVRLQLSAKEALAPLVGMALITGLLAGGVTILFRLAMEWPTTFFLSVPQNYESLPPIWRFALPVLGSLVIGIIYLLLSPKRYEVGVVHVLDRLYNHQGKMPIQNALLQFFAGAIALVSGHSVGREGPAVHLGAASGSWLARVLRLPNNSARSLLGCGVAAAIAASFNTPLAGMVFAMEVVMLEYSVAGFLPVMLAAVTGSTITQITFGREPDFNVPAIQLNSLVELPILFLCALAIGLLAALFIWAHRGLTRQQYRSPLLRFLLVGLVTGTIGIWVPEILGGGYDTLQMAMLGELGITTLTVIVAAKLVATALGSGLGIPGGVIGPSLILGACLGGIAGGLANMWLGAHTASPGFYAMVGMAAMMAAMLNAPLAALLAILELTYNPNVLFPGMMMIVVAMLISRQVFATRGIYQETLRALNKAGTPTWRQQMLSGVGVASQMERNFVVEPREIPLGQAKELIAQHPQWILIDLPDETDPQLLRAADLSTFLQGAEKGESTETLTDTRMEKQEEEIPLKNPLIDLLKIPGERKQMAELNWGATLLEAQQKLKSTGADALYISRHQSGSLDNRIAGIILPLQIDNFYRK, encoded by the coding sequence GTGTCACAGCGCCCCAGGAAATTGATTAAAAATGCGTTAGCCCGGTGTTTGCCCAAGACAAACAGCCTGGAGCATGTGCGCCTGCAGCTCTCCGCCAAGGAAGCTTTAGCACCGCTGGTTGGCATGGCGCTGATTACCGGGTTGCTGGCCGGCGGGGTGACAATCCTTTTTCGACTGGCAATGGAATGGCCCACCACATTTTTTCTATCTGTTCCCCAGAATTACGAATCCCTGCCACCTATATGGAGATTTGCCCTGCCGGTATTGGGCTCCCTGGTCATCGGGATTATCTACCTGCTGCTCAGCCCAAAACGCTATGAAGTCGGCGTCGTACATGTACTAGACCGCCTATATAACCATCAGGGCAAGATGCCAATACAAAATGCGTTATTGCAATTTTTTGCTGGCGCCATTGCCCTGGTCAGTGGTCATTCGGTAGGACGCGAAGGGCCCGCGGTGCACCTGGGTGCAGCCAGTGGTAGCTGGCTCGCACGGGTACTGCGCCTGCCTAATAATTCAGCGCGCAGTTTGCTGGGTTGCGGTGTGGCCGCAGCCATCGCCGCATCATTTAATACCCCGCTGGCCGGAATGGTATTCGCCATGGAGGTCGTGATGCTGGAATATTCCGTGGCGGGGTTTTTACCGGTAATGCTGGCAGCGGTAACCGGCAGTACTATCACCCAGATTACCTTTGGGCGTGAACCGGACTTCAATGTACCGGCCATCCAGCTGAATTCCCTGGTGGAGTTACCCATCCTGTTTTTATGCGCCCTGGCCATCGGGTTGCTGGCAGCCCTGTTTATCTGGGCGCACCGAGGCCTCACCCGTCAGCAATATCGCTCTCCCCTTTTGCGTTTTTTATTGGTCGGCTTAGTCACTGGCACTATTGGTATCTGGGTGCCAGAAATTCTCGGTGGCGGTTACGACACCCTGCAAATGGCGATGTTAGGAGAGCTGGGGATCACCACCCTAACAGTGATTGTCGCTGCCAAGCTGGTAGCCACAGCACTGGGATCAGGCTTGGGTATCCCCGGCGGGGTTATCGGCCCCAGCCTAATACTCGGCGCCTGCCTGGGCGGCATCGCCGGTGGCCTCGCCAACATGTGGCTTGGAGCACACACTGCCAGCCCTGGCTTTTACGCCATGGTGGGTATGGCGGCCATGATGGCAGCGATGCTGAATGCGCCATTGGCGGCTTTGCTGGCAATTCTTGAGCTGACTTACAACCCCAATGTCCTGTTTCCCGGCATGATGATGATAGTGGTGGCGATGCTGATCAGCAGGCAGGTTTTTGCCACCCGAGGAATTTACCAGGAGACTTTGCGCGCCCTGAACAAGGCCGGCACACCCACCTGGCGCCAACAGATGCTCAGCGGCGTCGGTGTCGCCAGCCAAATGGAGCGAAATTTTGTCGTGGAACCACGTGAAATTCCCCTGGGCCAGGCAAAAGAATTAATTGCACAGCACCCCCAGTGGATTTTAATCGACCTGCCCGATGAAACCGACCCGCAACTATTGCGCGCCGCTGACTTGTCCACATTCTTGCAAGGTGCGGAGAAAGGGGAATCAACAGAAACACTGACAGATACACGGATGGAAAAACAGGAAGAGGAAATACCTTTAAAAAATCCTTTAATCGATTTACTTAAAATACCTGGTGAGCGCAAGCAAATGGCGGAACTCAACTGGGGTGCCACTTTGCTGGAAGCCCAGCAAAAACTTAAAAGCACTGGTGCCGATGCCCTTTATATCAGCCGCCACCAGAGCGGTTCACTGGACAATCGCATCGCGGGCATTATTCTGCCGCTACAGATCGATAATTTTTACCGGAAATAA
- a CDS encoding DUF6776 family protein: protein MKGSKQYRMKVVPHRPFSGVITTGGVALLVLITSASSYYAGQYHLRKNLDEKTREYTRVLGRLEALKSENETLRMRAATAEQSLTIGEQASETVRTELVQKESQIAELKQEISFYRGVMAPVDGGEGVSIGRFILSQTADARNYQYKLQVQQSAARRNVVKGAATFTVVGRQDGEPKSYPLKDLSEQVDSESIPLRFKYFQNIEGELHLPEGFVPEGVELSLKSTGRKGFSIERRYGWLVQKS, encoded by the coding sequence GTGAAAGGCAGCAAGCAGTACCGTATGAAAGTGGTGCCCCATCGTCCCTTCTCAGGGGTAATCACCACAGGTGGTGTCGCTCTGTTGGTACTAATTACTTCTGCCAGTTCCTACTATGCTGGGCAATACCATCTGCGTAAAAACCTCGATGAGAAAACCCGGGAATACACCAGGGTGCTGGGGCGCCTCGAAGCACTTAAAAGTGAGAACGAAACCCTGCGTATGCGTGCGGCCACTGCAGAGCAGTCCCTGACGATTGGAGAGCAGGCCAGCGAGACTGTGCGCACCGAACTTGTACAAAAAGAGAGCCAGATCGCTGAGCTGAAGCAGGAAATTTCCTTTTACCGTGGTGTTATGGCCCCAGTGGATGGTGGTGAGGGGGTTTCCATCGGTCGTTTTATTCTTTCGCAGACTGCCGACGCACGAAACTACCAGTATAAGCTGCAGGTACAGCAGTCGGCGGCGCGACGCAATGTGGTTAAGGGTGCTGCCACCTTTACTGTGGTGGGTCGCCAGGATGGAGAGCCAAAAAGCTACCCGCTGAAGGATCTCTCTGAGCAGGTAGATAGCGAGTCTATTCCACTGCGTTTTAAATACTTCCAGAATATAGAAGGCGAACTCCACTTGCCCGAGGGCTTTGTTCCCGAGGGGGTGGAGTTATCGCTTAAGTCCACCGGGCGCAAGGGCTTTAGCATCGAGCGGCGCTATGGTTGGTTGGTACAGAAAAGCTAG
- the argC gene encoding N-acetyl-gamma-glutamyl-phosphate reductase yields the protein MIKVAIVGGTGYTGVELLRILATHPQAKVTTITSRSLKGTPVAELFSSLRDHFDLAFCEPDFDQLSACDVVFFATPHGVAQAQVPALIERGVRVIDLSADFRLKDISVWERWYGQEHMAPALAQEAVYGLPEVNRAEIAGAQLVACPGCYPTAIQLGWIPLLEAGAVDPVELIASAASGASGAGRQGKTDLILAENSDNFRAYSAAGHRHLPEIEQGLRRVQPNGASPAQVTFVPHLLPMIRGIHATLFAKSKADISALELQQLFENRYKDEPYVDILPAGSHPQTRSVRGTNMCRISVVQPQDRHTLLVLSVIDNLAKGASAQAIQNMNIMFGLTETLGLESPALLP from the coding sequence GTGATTAAGGTAGCAATTGTCGGTGGCACCGGCTATACGGGTGTGGAATTACTGAGAATTTTGGCGACACACCCGCAGGCAAAAGTCACTACTATCACTTCTCGCTCCCTGAAAGGCACTCCGGTGGCGGAATTATTCTCCAGCCTGCGGGATCATTTTGACCTGGCTTTTTGTGAACCGGATTTTGATCAGCTGTCCGCCTGTGACGTGGTATTTTTTGCCACCCCTCATGGAGTAGCTCAGGCTCAGGTACCGGCACTGATCGAGAGAGGGGTGCGTGTTATCGATCTCTCCGCCGACTTCCGCCTCAAGGATATTTCCGTCTGGGAGCGGTGGTATGGCCAGGAACATATGGCACCTGCCCTGGCGCAGGAGGCAGTATACGGCCTTCCCGAGGTTAATCGTGCTGAAATCGCTGGGGCCCAACTTGTGGCCTGCCCGGGTTGTTACCCCACTGCGATCCAGCTGGGCTGGATCCCTTTATTGGAAGCCGGCGCCGTCGATCCTGTGGAGTTGATCGCCAGTGCTGCCAGCGGTGCCAGTGGTGCGGGTCGTCAGGGCAAGACTGATCTGATACTGGCGGAAAATAGTGATAATTTTCGCGCCTACTCTGCCGCCGGCCACCGCCACTTGCCAGAAATTGAGCAGGGGCTGCGTAGAGTCCAGCCCAATGGCGCCAGCCCTGCTCAAGTGACGTTTGTACCGCACCTGCTGCCGATGATCCGGGGCATACATGCGACCCTGTTTGCTAAGTCCAAAGCTGATATATCGGCGCTAGAGTTACAGCAGCTGTTTGAGAATCGCTATAAAGATGAGCCTTATGTGGATATTTTACCGGCCGGAAGCCATCCACAGACCCGCAGTGTTCGGGGCACTAATATGTGTCGCATTTCCGTGGTGCAGCCCCAGGATCGGCATACCCTGCTGGTTTTGTCGGTGATTGATAACCTTGCCAAGGGCGCTTCGGCCCAGGCGATACAGAATATGAACATTATGTTTGGCCTAACTGAGACGTTGGGCTTGGAGAGCCCGGCGCTGCTGCCTTAG